One genomic region from bacterium encodes:
- a CDS encoding helix-turn-helix domain-containing protein: MSKPATFGERLREIRKSRNLTQRDLAEKVAARLKADDRRGFDFTYLSKIENDKTPPPSVAAILQLARILETDADELIALAGKVPPEFGETLKGSEAARIFYRSALNAALTEEDWKSLLHELIQRTKVRGDYKKPGN, from the coding sequence ATGTCCAAGCCCGCCACATTCGGGGAAAGGCTCCGGGAGATTCGGAAAAGCAGGAACCTTACCCAGCGTGATCTTGCAGAGAAGGTGGCCGCTCGATTGAAAGCAGATGATCGGCGCGGCTTCGACTTCACCTACTTGAGCAAGATCGAGAACGACAAGACGCCCCCCCCATCCGTTGCGGCCATCCTCCAGCTTGCTCGTATCCTGGAAACTGATGCAGACGAGCTGATCGCCCTTGCCGGAAAGGTCCCGCCCGAATTCGGAGAAACCTTGAAGGGGAGCGAGGCGGCACGCATCTTCTACCGATCGGCATTGAATGCGGCCTTGACCGAGGAAGATTGGAAGAGTCTCTTGCACGAGCTTATTCAAAGGACGAA